From a single Pongo pygmaeus isolate AG05252 chromosome 12, NHGRI_mPonPyg2-v2.0_pri, whole genome shotgun sequence genomic region:
- the IL1B gene encoding interleukin-1 beta, giving the protein MAEVPELASEMMAYYSGNEDDLFFEVDGPKQMKCSFQDLDLCPLDGGIQLRISHQHYSKGFKQAVSVVVAMDKLRKMLVPCPQNFQDNDLSTFFPFIFEEEPIFDTWDNEAYVHDAPVRSLNCTLRDAQQKSLVMSGPYELKALHLQGQDMEQQVVFSMSFVQGEESNDKIPVALGLKEKNLYLSCVLKDDKPTLQLESVDPKNYPKKKMEKRFVFNKIEINNKLEFESAQFPNWYISTSQAENMPVFLGGTKGGQDITDFTMQFVSS; this is encoded by the exons ATGGCAGAAGTACCTGAACTCGCCAGTGAAATGATGGCTTACTACAG TGGCAACGAGGATGACTTGTTCTTTGAAGTCGATGGCCCTAAACAGATGAAG TGCTCCTTCCAGGACCTGGACCTTTGCCCTCTGGATGGCGGCATCCAGCTACGAATCTCCCACCAGCACTACAGCAAGGGCTTCAAGCAGGCCGTTTCAGTTGTTGTGGCCATGGACAAGCTGAGGAAGATGCTGGTTCCCTGCCCACAGAACTTCCAGGACAATGACCTGAGCACCTTCTTTCCCTTCATCTTTGAAGAAG AACCTATCTTCGACACATGGGATAACGAGGCTTATGTGCACGATGCACCTGTACGATCACTGAACTGCACACTCCGGGACGCACAGCAAAAAAGCTTGGTGATGTCTGGTCCATATGAACTGAAAGCTCTCCACCTCCAGGGACAGGATATGGAGCAACAAG TGGTGTTCTCCATGTCCTTTGTACAAGGAGAAGAAAGTAATGACAAAATACCTGTGGCCTTGGGCCTCAAGGAAAAGAATCTGTACCTGTCCTGCGTGTTGAAAGATGATAAGCCCACTCTACAGCTGGAG AGTGTAGATCCCAAAAATTACCCAAAGAAGAAGATGGAAAAGCGATTTGTCTTCAACaagatagaaataaataacaagctGGAATTTGAGTCTGCCCAGTTCCCCAACTGGTACATCAGCACCTCTCAAGCAGAAAACATGCCCGTCTTCCTGGGAGGGACCAAAGGCGGCCAGGATATAACTGACTTCACCATGCAATTTGTGTCTTCCTAA